In the Pseudothauera hydrothermalis genome, one interval contains:
- a CDS encoding EAL domain-containing protein, translating to MQAPVTLRQTILSRMLLLAGGSALVITAGFLVLWMMPALEHIAKAEFERVAGRVQARLDQTFTPVEQLLAAGAGWIAADPPQLDDPASFNRRFAPVLRASASITSVVAGDTAGRGWMLLQQDGGRLLNRFTDPARWGARHLFIQHEADGTQTVYWETRDYDPRRRPWYTGAMAASEDQAVHWTAPYTFLTTGDPGITASRPIRLPDGSGFVLGYDVMLRDLSAATLNEQVGRRGFALILTEDERVLGLPAMPAGIDSDDWFGSLLLPVSALGMRPINDALAVWRQGGRQAVPVQRMSSGGQDWLLSQRPYALGAYRLWVLTLAPADDFAPPWVLIGVALSGALALLMLIAGLIAHNQARRIARPLETLAAASQRIGALDFSPLPPVISPIAEIAQLASAQERMRQMLQRSQHSLRNQAARLAAQVEELRAAEARINALAFYDPLTGLPNRRLLADRLERALAGCRRHSQRGALLLLDLDDFKTLNDTLGHEQGDALLEEVARRLQACVRDADTVARLGGDEFVVVLEALDSQAAAACEQAEAVAGKILAALTQPYQLGGQTLTTSASIGVTLFDGSAPRDELFKQADLAMYQAKAEGRNRLCFYGQAMRERLTARTRLEQELRAAIDARQFILHYQPQVDAGGRIIGAEALLRWQHPERGMVPPGAFIPIAEETGLILPIGRQVIELACTQLAHWADQPGCADLTLSINVSARQFRHAGFMDEVRAALRHSGANAARLRLELTESMLLDDIDAVIARMTALRELGVSFSLDDFGTGYSSLAYLKRLPLAELKIDQSFVRDVLVDPNDAAIAHTIITLAHTMGLTVIAEGVENAAQRDLLAELGCDAYQGYLFGRPVPAEQLPLSVQPLGTRPIK from the coding sequence ATGCAAGCGCCTGTCACCCTGCGGCAAACCATTTTGAGCCGTATGTTGCTGTTGGCCGGCGGCAGCGCGCTGGTGATCACCGCCGGTTTTCTCGTCCTGTGGATGATGCCCGCACTCGAGCACATTGCCAAAGCCGAGTTCGAGCGGGTGGCCGGGCGGGTGCAGGCCCGGCTGGACCAAACCTTCACCCCGGTGGAGCAATTGCTCGCCGCTGGCGCCGGATGGATTGCCGCCGACCCGCCACAGCTCGACGACCCGGCATCCTTCAACCGCCGTTTTGCGCCGGTGCTGCGCGCATCGGCCAGCATCACCTCGGTGGTCGCCGGCGATACCGCAGGCCGCGGCTGGATGCTGCTGCAGCAAGACGGCGGCCGGCTGCTCAACCGCTTCACCGATCCCGCCCGCTGGGGCGCGCGCCACCTGTTCATCCAGCATGAGGCCGACGGCACACAAACGGTTTATTGGGAAACCCGCGACTACGACCCCCGCCGCCGCCCGTGGTATACCGGCGCCATGGCGGCCAGCGAGGATCAGGCGGTGCATTGGACCGCGCCGTACACCTTTCTGACCACCGGCGACCCCGGCATCACCGCCTCGCGGCCGATCCGGCTGCCCGATGGCAGCGGCTTCGTCCTCGGCTATGACGTGATGCTGCGCGATCTGTCCGCCGCCACGCTCAACGAGCAGGTCGGCCGGCGCGGCTTTGCGCTCATCCTCACCGAAGACGAACGGGTGCTCGGACTGCCCGCCATGCCCGCCGGCATCGACAGCGACGATTGGTTTGGCAGCCTGCTGCTGCCGGTCAGCGCCTTGGGCATGCGGCCGATCAATGACGCCTTGGCGGTATGGCGTCAAGGCGGCAGGCAGGCGGTGCCGGTGCAGCGAATGTCCTCGGGCGGTCAAGACTGGCTGCTGTCGCAACGTCCCTATGCGCTGGGCGCATACCGGCTGTGGGTGCTCACCCTGGCCCCGGCCGACGACTTTGCTCCGCCTTGGGTGTTGATCGGCGTGGCGCTGAGCGGCGCACTGGCGCTACTGATGCTCATCGCCGGCCTGATCGCCCACAACCAGGCCCGCCGTATCGCCCGCCCGCTGGAAACGCTGGCGGCGGCCAGCCAACGCATTGGTGCGCTCGATTTCAGCCCGTTACCGCCGGTCATCAGCCCGATTGCCGAAATCGCCCAGTTGGCCAGCGCGCAGGAACGCATGCGGCAGATGTTGCAGCGCAGCCAGCATTCCTTGCGCAACCAGGCCGCACGGCTGGCCGCTCAGGTCGAGGAGCTGCGCGCCGCCGAAGCGCGTATCAATGCGTTGGCCTTCTATGATCCGCTCACTGGCCTGCCCAACCGCCGACTGCTGGCCGACCGGCTGGAACGCGCGCTGGCCGGCTGCCGGCGCCACAGCCAGCGTGGCGCCTTGCTGCTGCTGGACCTGGATGACTTCAAAACACTCAACGACACCCTGGGTCATGAGCAAGGCGACGCCCTGCTGGAGGAGGTGGCGCGCCGTCTGCAAGCATGTGTGCGCGATGCCGATACCGTGGCGCGGCTGGGCGGCGACGAGTTCGTGGTGGTGCTCGAAGCGCTCGACAGCCAAGCCGCGGCCGCCTGCGAGCAGGCGGAAGCAGTGGCAGGCAAGATTTTGGCCGCGCTGACGCAGCCCTACCAACTGGGCGGACAGACCCTCACCACTTCCGCCAGCATTGGAGTGACGCTGTTCGACGGCAGCGCACCGCGCGACGAATTGTTCAAACAGGCCGATCTAGCCATGTATCAAGCCAAGGCGGAAGGACGCAACCGCCTATGTTTCTATGGCCAGGCCATGCGCGAGCGGCTCACCGCGCGCACCCGGCTGGAACAGGAACTGCGCGCGGCCATCGATGCCCGCCAGTTCATTCTGCATTACCAACCGCAGGTCGATGCCGGCGGGCGGATTATCGGCGCCGAAGCCCTGCTGCGCTGGCAGCATCCAGAGCGCGGCATGGTGCCACCGGGCGCATTCATCCCGATTGCGGAAGAAACCGGGTTGATCCTGCCGATTGGCCGGCAGGTCATCGAACTGGCCTGCACCCAACTTGCGCACTGGGCCGACCAGCCTGGGTGCGCCGACTTGACGCTGTCGATCAATGTCAGTGCGCGGCAGTTCCGCCACGCCGGCTTCATGGACGAAGTCCGCGCCGCGCTACGCCACAGCGGCGCCAACGCCGCGCGGCTGCGCCTGGAATTGACCGAAAGCATGCTGCTCGACGACATCGATGCGGTGATCGCGCGTATGACCGCTTTGCGCGAACTGGGGGTGAGCTTCTCGCTGGACGACTTTGGCACCGGCTACTCGTCGCTGGCCTATCTCAAACGACTGCCGCTGGCCGAACTGAAGATCGACCAATCCTTCGTGCGCGACGTGCTGGTAGACCCCAACGACGCGGCCATCGCCCACACCATCATCACGCTGGCGCACACCATGGGACTGACCGTGATCGCCGAAGGGGTGGAAAACGCAGCGCAGCGCGACCTGCTGGCCGAGCTTGGCTGCGATGCGTATCAAGGCTATCTGTTCGGCCGTCCGGTGCCGGCCGAACAGTTGCCTCTGAGCGTTCAGCCTTTGGGCACGCGCCCCATCAAGTAG
- the cobW gene encoding cobalamin biosynthesis protein CobW, whose protein sequence is MFPQAKIPATIVTGFLGSGKTTLLRHILAHAGTRRIAVIVNEFGELGIDGEILRGCGIGCDDGNDERAGQIFELANGCLCCTVQEEFYPVMRELIARRAQIDHILIETSGLALPKPLVQAFNWPDIKHACTVDAVVTVVDVPAVAAGQFAADPAAVDAQRRADPNLDHVSPLCELFEDQLSAADLVVLTKTDLTDDATRAAVEARVRAELPGAVKVVTSERGRIDLNLILGLHAAAEDNIHLRTSHHDHAGDEPHDHDHDAFQSISIELPVVDRQRLLDILQALVQTHTLYRIKGFVALADKPMRLVVQGVGRRFDSYFDRPWGADEARRTRLVLIGQDLDAAALTAALQGAALTEAA, encoded by the coding sequence ATGTTTCCCCAAGCCAAGATTCCCGCCACCATCGTCACCGGCTTTCTGGGTAGCGGCAAGACCACGCTGCTGCGCCACATTCTGGCCCATGCCGGCACACGGCGCATTGCAGTCATCGTCAATGAGTTCGGCGAACTGGGTATCGATGGCGAAATTTTGCGCGGCTGCGGCATAGGCTGCGATGACGGCAACGACGAGCGTGCCGGTCAGATTTTTGAACTGGCCAACGGCTGCCTGTGCTGCACCGTGCAGGAGGAGTTCTACCCGGTCATGCGCGAACTGATTGCGCGCCGTGCGCAGATCGACCACATCCTGATCGAGACCTCCGGACTGGCTTTGCCCAAACCGCTGGTGCAGGCGTTCAACTGGCCGGATATCAAACACGCATGCACCGTCGATGCCGTGGTCACCGTGGTGGATGTGCCGGCGGTGGCCGCTGGACAGTTTGCCGCCGATCCGGCTGCCGTGGACGCCCAGCGTCGCGCCGACCCCAATCTGGACCATGTCTCGCCGCTGTGCGAACTGTTCGAAGACCAGCTCTCGGCCGCCGATCTGGTGGTGCTGACCAAGACCGATCTGACCGACGACGCGACGCGCGCCGCGGTCGAAGCGCGGGTCCGCGCCGAGCTGCCCGGCGCGGTGAAGGTGGTGACCAGTGAGCGCGGACGCATCGACCTTAATCTGATTCTGGGGCTGCATGCCGCGGCCGAGGACAACATCCATCTGCGCACCAGCCACCATGATCACGCCGGTGACGAGCCGCACGACCATGACCATGACGCCTTTCAGTCGATTTCGATCGAGCTGCCAGTGGTCGATCGCCAGCGTCTGCTCGATATCCTCCAGGCGCTGGTGCAAACCCACACCCTGTACCGCATCAAGGGCTTCGTGGCGCTTGCCGACAAGCCGATGCGCCTGGTGGTGCAAGGCGTTGGCCGGCGCTTCGACAGCTATTTCGACCGCCCCTGGGGCGCCGACGAGGCACGCCGCACCCGCCTGGTGCTGATCGGGCAGGATCTGGACGCGGCGGCACTGACTGCGGCCTTGCAGGGCGCAGCGCTGACCGAGGCTGCCTGA
- a CDS encoding peroxidase-related enzyme (This protein belongs to a clade of uncharacterized proteins related to peroxidases such as the alkylhydroperoxidase AhpD.), producing MTDTISRFAVPDLNALPEDLRQRILAVQEKAGFIPNVFLMLAHRPAEFRAFFDYHDALMEKDVGLSKAEREMIVVATSAAGQCLYCVIAHGAVLRIRAKNPRLADQLATNYRKAEITPRQRAMLDFAIKLSTRGGEIEEADFAALRAHGFDDEAIWDIGAITAFFSMSNRLVHLAGTPPNEQFYLMGRVPKG from the coding sequence ATGACCGACACAATCAGCCGCTTTGCGGTGCCCGATCTCAACGCCCTGCCCGAAGACCTGCGCCAGCGCATCCTCGCGGTGCAGGAAAAGGCCGGTTTCATCCCCAACGTGTTTTTGATGCTGGCGCACCGTCCGGCCGAATTCCGCGCTTTTTTCGACTACCATGACGCGCTGATGGAAAAGGATGTCGGCCTGAGCAAGGCCGAGCGCGAGATGATCGTGGTAGCGACTTCCGCGGCCGGGCAGTGCCTGTATTGTGTGATTGCCCACGGGGCGGTGTTGCGTATCCGGGCCAAGAATCCGCGCTTGGCCGATCAGCTCGCCACCAATTACCGCAAGGCCGAAATCACCCCGCGCCAGCGCGCCATGCTGGACTTTGCCATCAAGCTGTCGACCCGTGGCGGCGAGATCGAGGAGGCCGACTTTGCCGCTTTGCGTGCGCACGGCTTCGATGACGAGGCGATTTGGGACATTGGCGCAATCACTGCCTTTTTCAGCATGAGCAACCGCCTGGTGCATCTTGCCGGCACACCGCCCAATGAACAGTTCTACTTGATGGGGCGCGTGCCCAAAGGCTGA
- a CDS encoding TetR/AcrR family transcriptional regulator has translation MKANTTLRRRPGRPPKRVAGQLETREALVRCGTAVFTEKGFAQTGIDEVLRAVGVPKGSFYHYFDSKEAFGRAVIDQYAAYFARKLDRCLLDPSRPPLARVQAFVEDACAGMARHGFRRGCLIGNLGQEMAVLPESFRTRLEEVFLDWQARLAACLRAARQCGEIAPQADCEALAAFFWIGWEGAVLRAKLVRSDAPLRLFAAGFLAGLPR, from the coding sequence ATGAAAGCCAACACCACCTTGCGCCGCCGTCCCGGTCGTCCGCCCAAGCGCGTGGCCGGGCAGCTCGAAACCCGCGAGGCGCTGGTGCGTTGTGGTACTGCGGTGTTTACCGAAAAAGGCTTTGCCCAGACGGGCATCGACGAGGTTTTGCGCGCTGTCGGCGTGCCCAAGGGGTCGTTCTATCACTATTTCGACAGCAAAGAAGCTTTCGGGCGCGCGGTCATCGATCAGTACGCCGCTTATTTTGCGCGCAAGCTCGACCGTTGCTTGCTCGATCCTTCGCGTCCGCCTTTGGCGCGTGTGCAGGCGTTTGTGGAAGATGCCTGCGCCGGCATGGCGCGGCACGGGTTTCGCCGTGGCTGCCTGATCGGCAATTTGGGGCAGGAGATGGCGGTATTGCCAGAATCTTTCCGCACCCGCCTGGAGGAGGTGTTTCTGGATTGGCAGGCGCGTCTGGCCGCGTGTTTGCGCGCTGCCCGCCAGTGCGGCGAGATTGCGCCTCAGGCGGACTGTGAGGCGCTGGCGGCTTTTTTCTGGATTGGCTGGGAGGGAGCGGTGTTGCGCGCCAAGCTGGTTCGTAGCGATGCGCCATTGCGTCTGTTTGCTGCCGGTTTTCTGGCTGGGCTGCCGCGCTGA
- the cobO gene encoding cob(I)yrinic acid a,c-diamide adenosyltransferase, producing the protein MDEDKKRNHNQRMQRKKDVVDAAIARAQDERGIVILITGNGKGKTTSAFGTLYRALGHGQRAGVVQFIKGTQATGEVLFLQQQAAAAVQYHAMATGFTWNTQNWDADKRAADQAWAHAARMLRDPALNLVLLDELTYMLKYNYLDTAEVVAAIAGRPAMQTVIVTGRAARPELLELADTVSEIADRKHAFRAGVKAQPGIDF; encoded by the coding sequence ATGGACGAAGACAAAAAGCGCAACCACAACCAGCGCATGCAGCGCAAAAAGGACGTTGTCGATGCCGCCATCGCCCGCGCCCAGGACGAGCGCGGCATCGTCATCCTGATCACCGGTAACGGCAAGGGCAAGACGACTTCAGCGTTTGGCACCTTGTACCGGGCGCTGGGTCACGGTCAGCGCGCCGGCGTGGTGCAGTTCATCAAAGGCACCCAGGCCACCGGCGAAGTGCTTTTTTTGCAGCAACAGGCTGCAGCCGCAGTGCAATACCACGCCATGGCCACCGGGTTTACCTGGAACACCCAAAACTGGGACGCGGACAAGCGCGCCGCCGATCAGGCCTGGGCCCATGCCGCACGCATGTTGCGCGACCCGGCGCTGAATCTGGTGCTGCTCGATGAGCTGACCTACATGCTCAAGTACAACTACCTCGACACCGCCGAGGTGGTGGCCGCCATCGCCGGCCGTCCTGCCATGCAAACAGTGATCGTCACCGGCCGCGCCGCCCGCCCCGAACTGCTGGAACTGGCCGACACGGTCAGTGAGATTGCCGACCGCAAGCATGCGTTCAGGGCCGGTGTGAAAGCGCAGCCGGGCATCGACTTTTGA
- a CDS encoding ABC transporter substrate-binding protein, whose amino-acid sequence MPDEPAHRRLRAAPPSAGGRSRAHRLLIRLGRRILALALAWLLAPAAQALDVALLLSSHQTPAYRTFAAELAAATAGGAHHILPAGDLDAGIDTAMLAHADLIVAAGAPALAAAARRGRPVLGVFVSRAQFDAVRSQAPEAALSAIVLDQPAARHLALARAVLPEARRIGLLFGPDSAAQARLFAELASADNPAVTLQPVSDPSELQAVLERTLKAHDALLVLPDEWVSGPAAARAVLLTSYRYRRPVLAYSRAYVEAGALAAVYSSSGDVARDVADWLAQAPAPQQTLPPVRAPRYFSVAINQRVARALNVDAPNEAAVLDAIRLEERR is encoded by the coding sequence TTGCCAGATGAGCCCGCGCACCGACGCCTGCGCGCCGCGCCACCTTCGGCTGGCGGCCGGTCGCGTGCACATCGGCTTCTCATCCGCCTGGGACGCCGTATCCTGGCGCTCGCCTTGGCCTGGCTGCTTGCCCCGGCGGCACAGGCCCTCGACGTGGCGTTGCTGCTGTCTTCCCACCAAACACCCGCCTATCGGACATTCGCCGCCGAGCTGGCAGCCGCTACCGCGGGCGGCGCACACCATATCCTGCCCGCTGGCGATCTCGACGCCGGTATCGACACCGCCATGCTGGCACACGCCGACCTGATCGTGGCCGCGGGCGCTCCGGCGCTGGCAGCGGCCGCACGGCGCGGGCGGCCGGTGCTCGGCGTATTCGTCTCACGGGCCCAGTTCGATGCGGTGCGCAGCCAAGCCCCGGAAGCTGCGCTGTCGGCCATCGTGCTCGATCAACCCGCTGCCCGCCATCTGGCCCTGGCGCGTGCGGTTCTGCCCGAGGCCCGGCGCATTGGCCTGTTGTTCGGTCCGGACAGCGCGGCGCAGGCACGCCTTTTTGCAGAGCTGGCAAGCGCCGACAACCCTGCGGTGACCCTGCAGCCAGTCTCCGATCCGTCGGAACTTCAGGCGGTTTTGGAACGCACCCTCAAGGCTCATGACGCCCTGCTGGTACTGCCGGATGAATGGGTGTCGGGCCCGGCCGCGGCGCGCGCGGTGCTGCTCACCAGCTACCGTTACCGACGCCCGGTGCTGGCCTACTCGAGGGCCTATGTGGAGGCCGGCGCACTGGCCGCGGTCTATAGTTCCAGCGGCGACGTCGCCCGGGATGTGGCAGACTGGCTGGCGCAGGCCCCGGCGCCGCAGCAGACGCTGCCGCCGGTACGTGCGCCGCGCTATTTCAGCGTGGCGATCAATCAACGGGTCGCCCGCGCGCTCAATGTGGACGCGCCCAATGAGGCCGCGGTGCTCGACGCCATCCGCCTCGAGGAGCGCCGGTGA
- a CDS encoding diguanylate cyclase yields the protein MLRRLSLRQRLLLVVLLPAAALAAAIAGLFVVRSTQAADEALRERGLAIVSFLAPAAEFGVISGNAGTLTNLVQAVLEQRDVAAVAIFDSAGERIAVSGRPRLAVPARILASREATVLDQRDQRLTLAAPVLSAPLAVDDLATRVSGTSQLMPAATGWVYVELDTQALDATKRTILATTLTLTCVGLALTAWLATRLARALTDPVMNLARAVDEMADGRLDIAVPENSAIAELRTLQRGFNTMAQSIASAHHTLQARVDEATAQLAHQALHDPLTGLPNRRAFEQALDEAVSASRRAGDQGALCFIDLDRFKIVNDTCGHAAGDELLRRIAKLLRERVRANDLICRVGGDEFALILRGCSAEEAARIAETLREAVAAFRFNWEGRRFSVGASVGLVRIDGGLDSAADVLVAADLACYAAKKGGRNKVIEHEMTARTPQNEPHLYITGPEGIPFSQLELYGQRIVSIKPPQSPPWHEVLLRIRDGEDVLLTPGELLARLARGSAGLLLDQWVLERACAHLARRSDDAHSPASRLGLNLTPASLSEAARYFDALQEQLHRHGLAPQRLVLEIPAALAAQCPKECAAFAALARDAGCALALERLDGNASALLAEIRPDYVKISLKTLTDAYGLEAGCNLAQALCGMAAALSIRTIASEVEDELFREALADYGFDYAQGLMVEAPAALRH from the coding sequence ATGTTGCGCCGTCTGTCCTTGCGCCAACGCCTGTTGCTGGTGGTGCTGCTACCGGCCGCGGCGCTGGCCGCCGCGATTGCCGGCCTGTTCGTGGTTCGCAGCACCCAGGCCGCGGATGAGGCGCTGCGCGAGCGCGGCCTGGCCATCGTCAGTTTTCTTGCCCCGGCCGCCGAGTTTGGCGTGATCTCTGGCAACGCCGGAACGCTGACCAACCTGGTCCAGGCCGTGTTGGAACAACGCGACGTGGCGGCGGTGGCCATCTTTGATAGCGCCGGCGAACGCATCGCGGTCAGCGGGCGTCCGCGCTTGGCCGTTCCTGCGCGCATCCTGGCTAGCCGTGAGGCCACCGTGCTCGACCAGCGCGACCAGCGTCTCACCCTGGCCGCCCCGGTGCTGTCCGCGCCGCTGGCGGTCGACGACCTGGCCACCCGGGTGAGCGGCACCAGCCAGCTCATGCCGGCGGCCACCGGCTGGGTCTATGTGGAGCTGGATACCCAGGCCCTGGACGCCACCAAACGCACGATCCTGGCAACCACGCTGACGCTGACCTGCGTGGGACTGGCGCTCACCGCCTGGCTGGCCACGCGCCTGGCACGGGCGCTGACCGATCCGGTGATGAATCTGGCCCGGGCGGTCGATGAGATGGCCGACGGCCGCCTGGACATTGCGGTGCCGGAGAATAGCGCGATTGCCGAACTGCGCACCTTGCAGCGCGGCTTCAACACCATGGCGCAGTCCATCGCCAGCGCACACCACACCCTGCAAGCACGGGTGGATGAAGCCACCGCCCAGCTCGCTCACCAGGCGCTGCACGACCCACTCACCGGGCTGCCCAACCGGCGGGCCTTCGAACAGGCGCTCGACGAGGCGGTCAGTGCCTCGCGCCGCGCCGGCGACCAGGGGGCGCTGTGCTTCATCGATCTCGACCGCTTCAAAATCGTCAACGACACCTGCGGACACGCGGCCGGCGACGAGCTGCTGCGCCGCATCGCCAAACTGCTGCGCGAGCGGGTCCGGGCAAACGATCTGATCTGCCGGGTCGGCGGCGACGAGTTTGCCCTGATTTTGCGCGGCTGCTCGGCCGAGGAAGCCGCCCGCATCGCCGAAACGCTGCGTGAAGCGGTGGCGGCCTTCCGCTTCAACTGGGAAGGGCGGCGCTTTTCGGTCGGCGCCAGCGTAGGATTGGTGCGCATCGACGGCGGGCTCGACAGCGCGGCCGACGTGCTGGTAGCCGCCGACCTGGCGTGTTATGCAGCCAAAAAAGGCGGCCGCAACAAGGTCATCGAGCATGAAATGACCGCGCGCACCCCGCAAAACGAACCTCATTTGTACATCACTGGTCCAGAGGGCATTCCCTTTTCCCAACTCGAGCTGTACGGGCAGCGCATCGTCAGCATCAAGCCACCGCAAAGCCCGCCCTGGCACGAGGTGCTGCTGCGCATCCGCGATGGCGAGGATGTCTTGCTGACGCCGGGCGAGTTGTTGGCACGTCTGGCACGAGGCAGTGCCGGTCTTCTACTGGACCAATGGGTGCTCGAACGCGCCTGTGCCCATCTGGCCCGCCGGTCGGACGACGCCCACTCACCGGCAAGCCGCCTGGGGCTCAACCTCACTCCAGCCTCACTGTCCGAAGCGGCGCGCTATTTCGACGCGTTACAGGAGCAATTGCATCGCCACGGGCTGGCGCCTCAGCGCCTGGTGCTGGAAATCCCCGCAGCGCTGGCCGCCCAGTGCCCCAAGGAGTGCGCCGCTTTTGCCGCACTGGCGCGCGACGCCGGCTGCGCGCTGGCCCTGGAGCGGCTCGATGGCAACGCCAGCGCACTGCTGGCCGAAATACGGCCGGACTATGTCAAGATCAGCCTCAAAACGCTGACCGATGCCTACGGACTGGAAGCCGGCTGCAACCTGGCGCAGGCGCTGTGCGGCATGGCTGCCGCGCTGTCGATCCGCACCATCGCCTCGGAAGTGGAAGACGAGCTGTTCCGCGAGGCGCTGGCCGATTACGGCTTCGATTATGCGCAAGGGCTCATGGTCGAAGCGCCTGCAGCCCTGCGGCACTAA
- a CDS encoding nucleotidyltransferase domain-containing protein: protein MRLDPNTCAIIREEVTRHFGPDSEVRLFGSRVHDEQRGGDIDLFIEAVGDHATLLRQELALFAALQMRLGEQRIDIVVHPKGAPLRPIDEVAKREGITL from the coding sequence ATGCGTCTCGATCCCAATACATGCGCCATCATTCGCGAAGAGGTGACCCGGCATTTCGGCCCGGACTCCGAAGTCCGTCTGTTTGGCTCGCGCGTGCATGACGAACAGCGCGGTGGAGACATCGATCTCTTTATCGAGGCGGTAGGGGATCACGCTACCCTGCTGCGTCAGGAGCTCGCCCTCTTTGCCGCCCTGCAGATGCGCCTGGGAGAGCAGCGCATCGATATCGTCGTCCATCCGAAAGGCGCGCCGCTGCGTCCGATCGACGAGGTGGCCAAACGCGAAGGAATCACGTTATGA
- a CDS encoding MDR family oxidoreductase, whose protein sequence is MFKAILIDNDEAGYRAQLTELAEDALPEGEVTVRVAYSTLNYKDGLAITGKSPVVRKFPMVPGIDLAGTVQASTHPDFAVGNAVLLNGWGVGETHWGGLAQLARLKGDWLIRLPAAFSARQAMAIGTAGYTAMLCVMALERHGVRPEQGEVLVTGASGGVGSVAVALLAKLGYRVVAATGRVDEAGYLKTLGAAEIIDRATLNAPGKPLARERWAGAIDTVGSHTLANVCASTRYRGTVAACGLAQGMDFPATVAPFILRGVTLVGIDSVMAPREERLQAWQRLAQDLDVAKLELMTREIGLNEVIDTAACLLAGQVRGRVVVDVNR, encoded by the coding sequence ATGTTCAAAGCAATTTTGATCGACAACGATGAGGCCGGTTATCGTGCGCAACTGACCGAGCTGGCCGAGGACGCGCTGCCGGAAGGCGAAGTAACCGTGCGGGTCGCTTACTCGACGCTCAACTATAAGGACGGCTTGGCGATCACCGGCAAAAGCCCGGTGGTGCGCAAATTTCCCATGGTTCCGGGTATCGATTTGGCCGGTACGGTGCAAGCCAGCACTCATCCGGACTTTGCGGTGGGCAATGCGGTGCTGCTCAATGGCTGGGGCGTGGGCGAAACCCATTGGGGCGGGCTGGCGCAGCTTGCCCGGCTCAAGGGCGATTGGCTGATTCGGCTGCCAGCGGCCTTCAGCGCCCGTCAGGCGATGGCCATCGGCACCGCCGGCTATACCGCAATGTTGTGCGTGATGGCGCTGGAGCGCCACGGCGTGCGCCCGGAGCAGGGCGAAGTGCTGGTCACTGGCGCCAGCGGCGGGGTGGGCAGCGTGGCGGTGGCACTGCTGGCCAAGCTGGGCTATCGCGTGGTGGCCGCCACCGGCCGGGTGGACGAGGCCGGTTATCTCAAGACTCTGGGCGCGGCAGAGATCATCGACCGTGCCACGCTCAACGCACCCGGCAAACCGTTGGCGCGGGAGCGTTGGGCGGGTGCGATCGACACCGTGGGCAGCCACACGCTGGCCAATGTGTGCGCCAGCACCCGCTACCGTGGCACGGTGGCCGCCTGCGGGCTGGCGCAGGGGATGGACTTTCCGGCAACGGTAGCGCCTTTCATCCTGCGTGGGGTCACGCTCGTGGGCATCGACAGCGTGATGGCGCCGCGCGAAGAGCGTCTGCAAGCCTGGCAGCGCCTGGCCCAGGATCTGGATGTCGCCAAGCTCGAACTAATGACCCGCGAGATCGGCCTGAATGAAGTCATCGACACCGCTGCCTGCCTGCTGGCCGGTCAGGTGCGCGGCCGGGTGGTGGTGGATGTGAACCGCTGA